One region of Rhodocaloribacter litoris genomic DNA includes:
- a CDS encoding dipeptidase, producing MEKALAYAGTHFDDFVAQLQDLLRIPSISTDPDYRDEVRRAAGWLADHLETIGMAHTEVLDTAGHPVVYAEHVVDPARPTVLVYGHYDVQPPDPLALWTSPPFEPVIRDGVIYARGACDDKGQLFMHLKAAEAYLATGEGPPVNLKFLLEGEEESGSEHLPGFIEAHHERLAADIVLISDTDLFGPGIPSITYGLRGLAYLEVTLTGPNRDLHSGMYGGAVENPINALCRLIAGLHDADHRVTIPGFYDNVVPLTEEERATFRALPFDEQAWAKEVGLPATKTEKGYSVLEAISARPTLDVNGIWGGYTGKGAKTVLPAQAHAKISMRLVPDQRPEEIAEKARAYFEANCPPTMKLSFRYLHGGPGVLVDTHSPAMQAAARALKEVFGRDPFFIRSGGSIPVVSVFKKRLGLDSVLMGFGLTSDAIHSPNEHFGLDRFRQGIESIIRFQTHYARTR from the coding sequence ATGGAAAAAGCCCTTGCCTACGCCGGCACCCACTTCGACGACTTCGTCGCGCAACTCCAGGACCTGTTGCGGATCCCCTCGATCAGCACCGACCCGGACTACCGGGACGAGGTGCGCCGGGCTGCCGGCTGGCTTGCCGACCATCTCGAGACGATCGGGATGGCCCACACCGAGGTCCTCGACACGGCGGGGCATCCGGTCGTCTACGCCGAACACGTCGTGGACCCGGCCCGCCCGACGGTGCTCGTCTACGGCCACTACGACGTGCAACCGCCCGACCCGCTGGCGCTGTGGACCTCCCCCCCCTTCGAGCCGGTCATCCGCGACGGGGTGATCTACGCCCGCGGCGCCTGCGACGACAAGGGGCAGCTCTTCATGCACCTGAAGGCCGCCGAGGCCTACCTGGCCACCGGCGAGGGCCCGCCGGTCAACCTCAAGTTCCTGCTCGAAGGGGAGGAGGAAAGCGGCTCGGAGCACCTGCCCGGCTTCATCGAAGCACACCACGAGCGGCTCGCCGCCGACATCGTGCTCATCTCCGACACCGACCTCTTCGGCCCCGGCATCCCTTCGATCACGTACGGGCTGCGGGGGCTGGCCTACCTCGAAGTGACGCTCACCGGCCCGAACCGGGACCTCCACTCGGGCATGTACGGCGGGGCCGTCGAGAACCCCATCAACGCCCTCTGCCGCCTCATCGCCGGGCTGCACGACGCCGACCACCGCGTCACGATCCCCGGCTTCTACGACAACGTGGTGCCGCTGACCGAGGAGGAGCGCGCCACCTTCCGCGCTCTCCCGTTCGATGAGCAGGCGTGGGCCAAGGAAGTGGGCCTGCCGGCAACGAAGACGGAGAAGGGCTACAGCGTCCTCGAAGCCATCTCGGCCCGGCCCACACTCGATGTCAACGGCATCTGGGGCGGCTATACGGGCAAAGGGGCCAAGACGGTGCTGCCGGCGCAGGCCCACGCCAAGATCTCCATGCGCCTCGTCCCGGACCAGCGGCCCGAGGAGATCGCCGAGAAAGCCCGGGCGTACTTCGAGGCGAACTGCCCGCCCACCATGAAGCTGTCGTTCCGCTACCTGCACGGGGGCCCCGGGGTGCTCGTCGACACGCACAGCCCGGCCATGCAGGCGGCGGCCCGCGCCCTGAAGGAGGTCTTCGGCCGTGACCCCTTCTTCATCCGCAGCGGCGGTTCCATCCCCGTCGTCTCCGTGTTCAAAAAACGCCTGGGCCTGGACAGCGTGCTGATGGGCTTCGGGCTGACCTCGGACGCCATCCACTCCCCCAACGAGCACTTCGGCCTCGACCGGTTCCGCCAGGGGATCGAATCCATCATCCGCTTTCAGACCCACTACGCCCGCACGCGCTGA
- a CDS encoding type I restriction-modification system subunit M — METTQLNWIANFIWGIADDVLRDLYVRGKYRDVILPMTVLRRLDAVLEPTKQAVLDMKARLDAAGITNQDAALRQAAGQAFYNTSAFTLRDLRARASRQQLRQDFEAYLDGFSPNVQEILDNFEFRNQIPKLSKADALGTLIEKFLSPDINLSPYPVRNADGSIRQPGLDNHAMGTIFEELVRRFNEENNEEAGEHWTPRDAVKLMARLLFLPIAEEIESGTYLLYDGACGTGGMLTVAEETLRDLSRQHGKDVVTHLYGQEINAETYAICKADLLLKGEGEEADHIVGGPAFSTLANDAFPAHEFDFMLSNPPYGKSWKSDLERLGGKKGIKDPRFVVRHRGEELPLLPRTSDGQMLFLVNMLSKMKHGTTLGSRIAEVHNGSALFTGDAGQGESNIRRWILENDWLEAIIALPLNMFYNTGIATYIWVLTNRKPAHRRGKVQLIDASPWYRPLRKNLGKKNCELSEEDIQRICETFLAFEETEQSKIFPNAAFGYWKVTVERPLRLSGIDPERAYKAAEIRRLKETHERSEEAPPVIRKIHRKGVAPNPLRGLFETTIKGRPAVVEYEPDTDLRDTEQVPFLECPACHTPGYVPTDDDARRSIDAFLQREVFPYAPDAWYDPGKVKIGYEISFTRYFYKPQPLRPLDEIRADILAMERETEGLLAEILGGGLG; from the coding sequence TTGGAAACCACCCAACTGAACTGGATCGCCAACTTCATCTGGGGCATCGCCGATGACGTGCTGCGCGACCTGTATGTGCGCGGGAAATACCGGGACGTGATCCTGCCCATGACCGTCCTGCGCCGCCTCGATGCGGTGCTCGAGCCGACCAAGCAGGCCGTGCTCGACATGAAGGCCCGCCTCGACGCTGCCGGCATCACCAACCAGGACGCCGCCCTCCGCCAGGCCGCCGGGCAGGCGTTCTACAACACCTCCGCCTTCACGCTGCGCGACCTGCGCGCCCGGGCGAGCCGCCAGCAGCTCCGCCAGGACTTCGAGGCCTACCTGGACGGGTTCTCGCCGAATGTGCAGGAAATCCTGGACAACTTCGAGTTCCGTAACCAGATCCCGAAGCTCAGCAAGGCCGACGCCCTCGGCACGCTCATTGAGAAGTTCCTCTCACCGGACATCAACCTGAGCCCCTACCCGGTGCGGAACGCGGACGGCTCGATCCGCCAGCCGGGCCTCGACAACCACGCGATGGGCACCATCTTCGAAGAGCTGGTGCGCCGGTTCAACGAGGAGAACAACGAGGAGGCGGGCGAGCACTGGACGCCGCGCGACGCGGTCAAGCTGATGGCGCGGCTGCTGTTCCTGCCCATCGCCGAAGAGATCGAGTCGGGCACCTACCTGCTCTACGACGGCGCCTGCGGCACGGGCGGCATGCTCACCGTGGCCGAGGAGACGCTGCGGGACCTGTCCCGGCAGCACGGCAAGGACGTGGTCACGCACCTCTACGGCCAGGAGATCAACGCCGAGACGTATGCCATCTGCAAGGCCGACCTGCTGCTCAAGGGCGAGGGCGAGGAGGCCGACCACATCGTCGGCGGGCCGGCGTTCTCGACGCTCGCCAACGATGCCTTCCCCGCCCACGAGTTCGACTTCATGCTCTCCAACCCGCCCTACGGCAAGAGCTGGAAGAGCGACCTCGAACGCCTGGGCGGCAAGAAAGGCATCAAAGACCCCCGCTTCGTCGTCCGGCATCGGGGCGAGGAACTGCCGCTGTTGCCGCGCACCAGCGACGGCCAGATGCTCTTCCTCGTGAACATGCTCTCGAAGATGAAGCACGGCACGACGCTGGGCAGCCGCATCGCCGAGGTGCACAACGGCAGCGCCCTCTTCACGGGCGACGCCGGGCAGGGCGAGAGCAACATCCGCCGCTGGATCCTGGAGAACGACTGGCTGGAGGCCATCATCGCCCTGCCGCTGAACATGTTCTACAACACCGGCATCGCCACGTACATCTGGGTGCTGACCAACCGCAAGCCCGCGCACCGCCGGGGCAAGGTTCAGCTCATCGACGCCTCGCCATGGTACCGGCCCCTGCGCAAGAACCTGGGCAAGAAGAACTGCGAGCTTTCGGAGGAAGACATCCAGCGCATCTGCGAAACGTTTCTCGCTTTCGAGGAGACGGAGCAGAGCAAGATCTTCCCCAATGCGGCCTTCGGCTACTGGAAGGTGACCGTCGAGCGCCCGCTGCGGCTCAGCGGCATCGACCCCGAGCGGGCGTACAAGGCCGCCGAGATCCGACGGCTCAAGGAGACGCACGAACGTTCGGAGGAGGCCCCGCCCGTCATCCGCAAGATCCACCGCAAAGGCGTGGCCCCCAACCCGCTGCGCGGCCTGTTCGAGACGACGATCAAGGGGCGGCCCGCCGTGGTCGAATACGAGCCGGACACCGACCTGCGCGACACCGAGCAGGTGCCCTTCCTCGAATGCCCGGCCTGCCACACGCCGGGCTATGTGCCGACCGACGACGACGCCCGCCGGTCCATCGACGCCTTCCTGCAGCGCGAGGTGTTCCCGTATGCGCCCGACGCCTGGTACGATCCCGGCAAGGTCAAGATCGGCTACGAGATCAGCTTCACCCGCTATTTCTATAAGCCCCAGCCCCTGCGCCCCCTCGACGAGATCCGTGCCGACATCCTGGCCATGGAACGGGAGACGGAAGGGCTGCTGGCGGAGATCCTCGGCGGCGGGCTGGGGTAA
- a CDS encoding AAA family ATPase, which yields MARADLILNLIRAATRGDQALVQKTAEALAADERAKNHTIFAERILAQLKHETNGKPRPVTSLPALHRSGPLWAELTPKRRLSDLILPGHVEASVRELVEEQHRADLLRSHGLEPRHRVLFAGPPGNGKTSLAEAIADALCVPFLVVRYEALIGSYLGETAQRVGQVFEHARSRQCVLFFDEFDVVGKERGDVHETGEIKRVVSSLLLQVDALPSYVVVIAASNHPELLDRAVWRRFQLRLELPMPRQGQIEAWFRRFKAQTGHDLGLSPRSLAQSLKGLSFAEVEEFGLDVLRRIVLAGPAADPQAITKACLDHWKKRFSPAVHE from the coding sequence ATGGCACGAGCCGATCTGATATTGAATCTCATTCGAGCCGCCACTCGTGGCGATCAGGCACTAGTGCAAAAGACCGCCGAGGCGCTGGCTGCCGACGAAAGGGCGAAGAACCACACCATCTTCGCCGAGCGAATCCTTGCGCAACTCAAACACGAAACGAATGGAAAGCCCAGGCCCGTAACTTCACTTCCGGCCCTCCATCGTTCGGGGCCTCTCTGGGCCGAATTGACACCGAAGCGCAGGTTGTCGGATCTCATTCTGCCCGGACACGTCGAGGCATCGGTGCGCGAACTCGTTGAAGAACAACACCGCGCAGATCTCTTACGCTCTCATGGTCTGGAACCACGGCACCGTGTGCTCTTTGCCGGTCCGCCCGGCAATGGGAAAACGTCTCTGGCTGAGGCCATCGCCGATGCGCTGTGCGTACCCTTCCTCGTGGTGCGCTACGAGGCACTCATCGGGAGTTATCTCGGCGAAACCGCTCAGCGTGTCGGACAGGTGTTCGAACATGCGCGCTCGCGGCAGTGCGTTCTGTTCTTCGACGAGTTCGACGTCGTGGGTAAGGAACGCGGTGATGTGCACGAGACCGGTGAAATCAAGCGTGTGGTCAGCTCGTTGCTGCTTCAGGTAGATGCGCTACCAAGCTACGTCGTCGTCATTGCCGCGAGCAATCATCCGGAACTGCTCGACCGCGCCGTGTGGCGGCGGTTTCAGCTTCGCCTCGAACTGCCCATGCCACGACAGGGACAGATCGAGGCGTGGTTCCGTCGCTTCAAAGCGCAAACGGGGCACGATCTGGGCCTCTCTCCACGCAGTCTGGCCCAGAGCCTGAAAGGACTCAGCTTTGCCGAAGTCGAGGAATTCGGACTGGACGTCTTAAGGCGCATCGTACTGGCCGGGCCGGCCGCCGATCCGCAAGCCATCACAAAAGCCTGTCTGGACCACTGGAAAAAAAGATTCTCCCCCGCCGTTCATGAATAA